The Synergistales bacterium sequence CGGGGAGGTCTTTGTGGCGGCCAACGAATTCAGAATCCGGGAGATCAAGCGGGACGATCCCAGCATACTCTACTCGGACAACCTCTTCGATGTGGCCCGGGAGCGCGGCTGGTGGTCCCCCTCCGACGGTCCGCTGGACTGGCTGCGTACCGTGAGTCTCGGTGAGTACAATCACCCCTACTACTCCCTCCGGCGGGTCTGGCGGGTGCAATCCAAGCTGGCTCCCTCTCTCAACCTCAGCCCCTGGGTGGAGGATGGCTACACCCGAGCGTATCCCTTCTCCGTCAAACCCGATGAAAAGCTGACGGTCCGGGATGTCATGAATCTCTACCGGGATCACTACGAGGGAACCCAGTTCGATATGACAGAAGGGGTCGCAGCCGGCCCCTTCGGGTATCCCAACCGATACTACGGTCCCTACGATGGCCAGGGCGATGTGGGCGACCCTCATAGAGATCTGGCCGGAGCATGGGAGCGGCCGCTTTCGGTGGCCTATTGCGGCTACACCTTTGTCAATCAGGCCAGAGGCTGGCTGCCTGATCCGATCGGCGGAATCTGCTGGTTCGGCCCGGACAAGCCCGCCGAGACCTGCTTTGTGCCCTTCTATGTGGGGGTCTCCGGTCTCCCCGAAGCCTATTCCACCTGCGACACGGATCACTTCTCCAGGGAGAGCGCCTGGTGGGCCTTCAATTTCGTGGCCAACTGGTCCGCGTTGAAGTACAGCTACATGCATCAGGATATCAAGCGTCTGCAGGACTCCATCGAGCTGGGAGAGCTTGAAGCGTCCAAAAAGGTCGATGAGAGGGCAGGGAAGCTCCTTGGGGAAAGCCGGGAGGCCGCCCGTCGCTACCTTACGGAGTTCTGCACCACCAACGCGCAACAGGTGGTTTCCCGGTGGTGGGAGTTCTCGGAGGAGCTGATCGTCCGCTATAATGACGGCTACATCAACAGCCCCGGTCACATGGCCGGTGAGGTGGGGTATCCCAAGGAATGGCTCAAAAGAACAGACTACTACAACGGACCGACAACCTACAAGGAGCCTGAGAAATAGCTCTTTGCAACGGATGAAGGGCTGCCGCCCGTACGGCGGCCCTGGAACCGAAACGGTGGTGCGAGGTGATGCCATGGGGCTGGCCCACATGGACCTTCCCGGAGGTGCGAAGTGCACGCGATGCAAGGGTGAGGCGCTGGTGGCGCTTCCATCGCATAATGCACGGTTCTGCCGAGAATGTTTCTTCGTGTTTGTCGAGAACAGCCTGCGCCGGGCATTGAAGCGTATGCGGCTCTTCCCGGACACCCCGCTGATGGTCGCTGTCTCGGGAGGCAAGGATTCGCTTGTGGTGTGGGATCTTCTGCGCCGGCTGGGCTACAGCACACGGGGATTGCATATCAATCTGGGCATCGGCGAATTCTCCCGTTACTCCAGTGAGGCCGTGGCGAACTTTGCCGAAGCCCGCGATCTTTCCTGGAGCGAGTATCCGCTGAAGGAGTCCTTCGGGTTCACCATGCCGGAGATACAGCGGGCCTTCCGGGAAAAGATCTGCTCCTTGTGCGGGAAGCTGAAACGGCATTTCTTCAACAAGCACGCGACAGATGAAGGCTTTGGCGTACTGGTTACCGGACACAACCTCGATGACGAGGCCAGCAGGTTGCTGGGGAACCTCATCGGAAACAGGCAGCGGTTTGTCCGGAAACAGTATCCGCTGTTGCGCTCCCCGCATCCGGCGATGCCGGCCAAAGCCAAGCCGCTGTTCCGGCTGGAGGACGAGGAGATCGGGATCTATGCCACCTTGGCCGGCATCGATGTGCTCCAGACAGTGTGCCCTTTTGCCGCCGACGCCACCAGTCATGCCCACAAGCGAGCCCTCGATCTTCTGGAAGCGGAGATGCCGGGGCAGAAACGGAAGTTCTACTTTTCCTACATGCGCGAAAACGGCCGACGGGAGAACCTGGAAGACACCAGCGGTTTCGGACGCTGCGAATACTGCGGCGCAGCCTCCAGAGAACCGGTATGCGGTGTCTGCAAGCTCTATGCCCGGGTGGAGGAGTGGTATCGGAAGCGGGAGCTCCCACTCAACCAATAGGTGGGAGGGCAAGGCGGGGATAGGGAGATACAGGACAGGGCGGCCGGGACCCCCCGCCCCCCCTGTCCTGTATCGTGGGTTCGGCTGTCCGGCGTTCGGCTGTGGTCTGTCGACTACGCTGCGCGACGGAGGAGAGACGGTTTGTAGACATCCGCAGGGCCTGCGATGATGTCAAAACCCAGAGAGCCTTCCTTTGACGGAAGGAACCGGACTGTTGGACCGGCTTCGCCGAAGACGTCCCTGTAGGCGTTGCGGAAAGCCGCGCCATGTGTCACGTCCTGGGGGGCCCGCACCGTCAGATACAGAACACGCTGGAGAGATGATCCCGCCTTCTTCAGCTCTCGGGCCAGGCTCTCAAAGGCCTCTTGATACTGCGTGGCGGCCTGCATTCCTTCCTGATCCCCCATGTTCCTGCAGAACAGATAGAGATTTCCCTGTACCGTTGTGGCTGTAACCTTGGACATTGGAACGCCTCCTCTCAAATAGGTGCCTCGTAATTGAGTGCACTGCATTCAGTGAATTTCTTTTGTGCACTGAATTCTACACGCCTCGGTGGCTTCTGTCAACACCTGCGCGTCTCTTTTCCCGAAGAAGGGGAAGCATGGTATTTTGCCTTTGGTGTCCCGGCGGGAAAGGGTAGAATGTGTTGGTATCGGGAGCTTAGCGAAAGAAGCAGGTGATTGGTGTATGAGTGACTATCCTTCTCCCTCCGAGCATGCCTACAGGGAGATTATGAAAAAGATTATCAACGAAGAGCTCATGGCGGGGCAGCGTCTGCCCACCATCCCGCTGGCCGAGGCGATCGGTGTGAGCAGAACACCGGTGATCGAGGCGCTTCGGCGACTGGCCGGACAGGGGATCGTGGTCTTTTCCAGGGGCAGCGGTGCCCGGCTGGTGGCGCCGTCGCGGAAGGAGATCGAGGAGGCCTATTCGGTGCGCGCCCATCTGGAGCGTATGTCCTCCTCCCTTGCGGCGCAGCATGCGGACCCCGTCCAGCTCTGCAGGATGGAGGAGGCGATCAAAGTGGAAGAAGGGGCGGGGAGAGCCAAGGATGCCCTCGGTACGATCGAAGCCAATATGGAGTTCCACCGGATCGTCGGCGAAGCGAGCGGGAACAGCTTTCTCGCCTGGTATGTGCAGAATGTGGTCTCCACGACCTTTGTCTATCAGGTGCTTTTTGAGTCCATATCGGGAGAGGGGTTCGATACAAGTCCGCAGGAGCACTGGGAGATTCTGCACGCCCTGCGTTCGGGTTCGTCGGCGGTGGCGGATATCATGGAACGGCATGTCCTGCTGGCGATCAATGTACTGTCCAGGATTCCCCTGGACGAGGGAAACGATCTATCCTACGGAGGTGACACCCAATGAAGGCCTTTCAGAAACTGGATCTTGGAGATATGGAAGAGAAGGAACTGCGGCCCGGACTCCATGTACGCTTTGTGCACTCCGATAACGCCACCCTGGCCTACTGGCGGATCGAGGAAGGCGCGAGTCTTCCGGCACATTCCCATCCCCACGAGCAGATCGTCAATGTCCTCAGCGGCGAGTTGGCGCTCACCGTGGATGGCAGCGAGCACAGGTTGAAAGAAGGCGGTGTCGTTGTTGTGCCTGGCGATGTAGAACATGCCGCCCAGGCCGTGGAGGAATGCCGGGTGCTCGACGTCTTCACCCCTGTGCGGGAGGATTACAGGTAGCGGAGGTCTTTCCCCCATGGAGAAGAGCGGTGCCGGGATCGCCGCGGCACCGCGATGGCCTTTGGGCTGAGGTGATTACCCGCACAGGCGCAGAGCTGTTCCGGCGTAGATGTGCATGGCCTGGACCAGCTCTGCAACGGGGACGAATTCCCACTCGGTGTGGGCGTTTTTGATGGATCCCGGACCGAGGTTGAGCGCCGGTATGCCGCCGAAGTTTTGCAGTAACGAGGCATCGGTCCAGCCTGGGACCACCGATATCTCTGCCGCCGCACCTGTGGTTTCGAGGATAGCCTCTTTCAGGTGGACCACCAGCGGGGAGTCTTCCTTCACAAAGACGGGGAGGTGGTCCATGGTGGCCATATTGTCGGGGTTTCTCCGAAGGGTGGCGGAGAATTCCGGGTCTTCCGCCGCAAGTTGGTCGAGGAGCTCCCGGAAATCACCGAGAACCTGTTCCAATGTTTCGCCGGGAGTCGGGCGACGGTCGATCTGGACATGACAGCGTCCCGCTACGCTGCTCGGCTGGTCTCCACCGCGGATGGTGCCCAGATTCAGCGTCGAGGCCCCGACCACCGGATGGCTGCGCCCGGCGAGCTTCGGTATGAGTCGATCCTCCACCGCTCTGATGAAGGCGGCGGCCTTGGAAATGGCGTTGACGCCCTGTTCCGGCGTGCCTCCGTGGGCGGTCCTGCCCTTGATCTCGATGTCCAGCCACTCCAGACCACGGTGTCCGATGCCGATGGTCAGATCGGTTGGTTCGCCGACGATAGCGAAGTCGGCCTTGATTCCCCGCCTGATGACCTCCTCTGTTCCCTCGCTTTTCAACTCTTCGTTGATCACGGCGGTGAACACAAGATCACCGGCAAGCCGGATACCTGTCCTGCGAAAGGCTACCAGGGTCATCATCATGGCCGCGGCGCCGGATTTCATGTCACAGGCGCCTCTGCCGCGGATTGTTCCGTTCTCAACGGTGGCGGAGAAGGGTTCCTCCATATTGTAGGGCGGCACCGTATCGATGTGGCCGTTGAGCATCAATGCCGTGCCGCCGCCTTCCCCCGGTATCCGTGCGAGGACGTTGGAGCGTCCCTCCAGAACGGGCATCAGTCGGCATTCGACGCCTTCCGCAGCGAGGAACCCCTGGACGTACCGGGCGATCTCCCCTTCGCGGCCCGGTGTCCCGGAATGGCTGGGTATCTCGATCAATCGGCGCAGGAGTGCCACAAGTTCGGCTTCCGAAACGGCATCCTTGATTCTCTCGAAACGCGACACGCTGTTTCCTCCTTTTTGTGTGGTGTCTGCGCGTAGTATTCTTTGAAGCGTGACATTCGTCAAGTACTGATTCCGAAGGAGGTTTGCCACCGATGTTGTGGACTGATATGAAAAAGTCGAAGGTACGCCCCCTGTTGCTGTGTGTCTGCCTGTTCTGTTTGTTCGGCACTCCGCTGGCTGGACAGGCGGAGGGATACGTGAAGGTCTTCGGCTACAGTCACGCCTACGACTACATGCAGGATCACCGGGCGAAGCGGGAGTACCCCAGGCGGGTACGCGTGATGGCGGACTACTTCAAGAAGGTCAACCCAGATTTGAGCGATGCGATCTGTGTGGACTATGCCGCCCTCGTGGAGCGCCACTCCCGCCGTTTCGAGGTCGATCCCTTTCTTGCGGCGGCCATTATTGTGAAGGAGTCGGGGGTGCAACCCCGGGTCAGGAACGGGTACAGCTATGGGCTGATGCAGGTGAACTGGAAGGCCAACAAGGGATGGATTCCCGATACCTTCCACATGGTCTACTCCGCACGGCGGCTGGTGAAAAGCCGGTACAATATTCCTGTGGGGATCTATATCCTCCGCAAGGCTCTCGACAACAGTGGGGGCAATGTCGACAGGGCGCTGGACCGCTATCGGGGGAAGAATATCGTTTCGTACCGCCGGAAGGTGCTTGATTACTACCGGGATATGGTGCGGATGTTCAAGCGGGAGTAACCGCCGGCGTCAGCGACTGCGGAGCCACTCCGGGTCGTCCGGCCGGTAGGGGCGCTTCCCGTATTGAGCTTCGTAGCGTTGCAGCTCCCTGCGGGCGAAGCGCCCGATGTCTCCACAGGTGCCGAGTTCCCGCCAGTCGATTCCCTCCGCGAAGGGGCATGCGCTGATGCAGACGCCACAATCGGTGCCGACGCTGCGCCAGGTGCGGAAGCAGCGCTCTCCGTCGAGGCGGCCGCAAAAGGGGGAGCCTTCCTCTGTTTCGGAGGGTTGTATGGCCCTTCCGGGACAGAGTTGGACGCAGCGGTTGCAGTGTCGGCAGAATGCCTGGACGCGATCTTCGAGGGGGTCGGGATTGTCGAGGCAGAGCGGCATGTCGGTGCTGACGACGCCAAGCCGGACAGCCGGGCCGTGTTCCCGGGTCATGATCAGGCTATGCCGTCCGAAGACACCCACCCCGGCATCGCGGGCCACAGGGGAGGCGAAAAGCAGATAGTTGCCGTCCATGTGATTCCTCGCCTCGTAGCCCAAGGCTCTGATGCCGTAGGTGAGCGCGAATCCTGCAATGGCGGCGTTGAGGTAGCCAAAGACGGTGGCCAGCTGTTCGGGGGCCCTTGGGGCGGTGTGGAGCAGTTCCAGGTCCATGGGAACGGCGAA is a genomic window containing:
- a CDS encoding C69 family dipeptidase — its product is GEVFVAANEFRIREIKRDDPSILYSDNLFDVARERGWWSPSDGPLDWLRTVSLGEYNHPYYSLRRVWRVQSKLAPSLNLSPWVEDGYTRAYPFSVKPDEKLTVRDVMNLYRDHYEGTQFDMTEGVAAGPFGYPNRYYGPYDGQGDVGDPHRDLAGAWERPLSVAYCGYTFVNQARGWLPDPIGGICWFGPDKPAETCFVPFYVGVSGLPEAYSTCDTDHFSRESAWWAFNFVANWSALKYSYMHQDIKRLQDSIELGELEASKKVDERAGKLLGESREAARRYLTEFCTTNAQQVVSRWWEFSEELIVRYNDGYINSPGHMAGEVGYPKEWLKRTDYYNGPTTYKEPEK
- a CDS encoding adenine nucleotide alpha hydrolase family protein, coding for MFVENSLRRALKRMRLFPDTPLMVAVSGGKDSLVVWDLLRRLGYSTRGLHINLGIGEFSRYSSEAVANFAEARDLSWSEYPLKESFGFTMPEIQRAFREKICSLCGKLKRHFFNKHATDEGFGVLVTGHNLDDEASRLLGNLIGNRQRFVRKQYPLLRSPHPAMPAKAKPLFRLEDEEIGIYATLAGIDVLQTVCPFAADATSHAHKRALDLLEAEMPGQKRKFYFSYMRENGRRENLEDTSGFGRCEYCGAASREPVCGVCKLYARVEEWYRKRELPLNQ
- a CDS encoding GntR family transcriptional regulator, coding for MSDYPSPSEHAYREIMKKIINEELMAGQRLPTIPLAEAIGVSRTPVIEALRRLAGQGIVVFSRGSGARLVAPSRKEIEEAYSVRAHLERMSSSLAAQHADPVQLCRMEEAIKVEEGAGRAKDALGTIEANMEFHRIVGEASGNSFLAWYVQNVVSTTFVYQVLFESISGEGFDTSPQEHWEILHALRSGSSAVADIMERHVLLAINVLSRIPLDEGNDLSYGGDTQ
- a CDS encoding cupin domain-containing protein, encoding MKAFQKLDLGDMEEKELRPGLHVRFVHSDNATLAYWRIEEGASLPAHSHPHEQIVNVLSGELALTVDGSEHRLKEGGVVVVPGDVEHAAQAVEECRVLDVFTPVREDYR
- a CDS encoding M20 family metallopeptidase, with the protein product MSRFERIKDAVSEAELVALLRRLIEIPSHSGTPGREGEIARYVQGFLAAEGVECRLMPVLEGRSNVLARIPGEGGGTALMLNGHIDTVPPYNMEEPFSATVENGTIRGRGACDMKSGAAAMMMTLVAFRRTGIRLAGDLVFTAVINEELKSEGTEEVIRRGIKADFAIVGEPTDLTIGIGHRGLEWLDIEIKGRTAHGGTPEQGVNAISKAAAFIRAVEDRLIPKLAGRSHPVVGASTLNLGTIRGGDQPSSVAGRCHVQIDRRPTPGETLEQVLGDFRELLDQLAAEDPEFSATLRRNPDNMATMDHLPVFVKEDSPLVVHLKEAILETTGAAAEISVVPGWTDASLLQNFGGIPALNLGPGSIKNAHTEWEFVPVAELVQAMHIYAGTALRLCG
- a CDS encoding transglycosylase SLT domain-containing protein encodes the protein MLWTDMKKSKVRPLLLCVCLFCLFGTPLAGQAEGYVKVFGYSHAYDYMQDHRAKREYPRRVRVMADYFKKVNPDLSDAICVDYAALVERHSRRFEVDPFLAAAIIVKESGVQPRVRNGYSYGLMQVNWKANKGWIPDTFHMVYSARRLVKSRYNIPVGIYILRKALDNSGGNVDRALDRYRGKNIVSYRRKVLDYYRDMVRMFKRE